AATAGCAATCGCGAGCGGGATACTCGTGAGGATTTGGGCAAAGTACCACCACCGGTGCTCAATCACCGTATGGTTCGAGATGAGTGAAAAAAAACCGATTGCAAGAGGAGTCACTCCTACCCACGCCATGGTAAATGACGAGCTGCTCCCTCTCCGCGAGATCATGTAGAATATACCGATAAATGAGAAAGCGAAGAACAAGAGCAGTCCCGAGGTATTGAAAAACTGCTCTCCCAGTGGGATGATTGCTGAATATCCCCGAACTTCTCCGGGAGTTGCCGCAAAGAAGTCTGTACTGAATCCAGACTCGATCAGGTCGATTAGTGTCCATATACTGTTAGAGACAAATGTCCACCAGACAAACATCGCTATTGTAAAACCGATCGGAATTGATAGCGAAACATGATTCTGTATCTCTAAACCGCAAAGCCGGTAGAATGTGAGTGCACCCCAGGTGACAAAGAGAAGTATGGACATGCACATCGCTGTAATAGTGTGTGTTAGGATGATAGGCGTTAATGCCGTTACAAGAAGAACGGCATATCCGGAACAAGAGTATCCTTCATGTCTGAAGAGGAGCAGGTAAAGGGAAATGGGGATAAATATGGCGGCAAAGGCGTTGGGGATGGACCAGTAGGACATGATGATATGATGGCTTGCGATCACCGTCATGAGAGCGGCCAGTAACCCTATTCGGTGATTCTTAAACAAGTTGTTGGCAATAAGAAGTATGAACACAGTATTGCAGATGATCTGCGCGAGGCTCACCGACATCATCGCGGCGAATTTATATGGGAGGTCGGCAATGAGTGAATTCACGGCTATCGTGAGATGGAAAAGAGGCAGTTTTGAGTATTCATAACCCTCCGGGATGACGCCTCCTTCAATGATCCAACTAGTAAAGGCAGAATGATACCAGGGGTCCACTCCGAGGAGGCTTGGGAAGATTAGCAGCTGCGACCAGGCGATGCTCACTCCCAGCAGCAGGATCTGGCTGAAGATGAGGCAGGTGTGTCGCCTACCTGACGTAAAGATCTCACAGGCGACTATGCCGGTCATAAGCGCTGTCAGGACAAAGTAAAGGAGAGGCCGCTCGTAAAACTCCGGTCGGAGATAGACCGAGAGAACGCTTGAGGTGTAGAGTCCAAAAAAGCAGGTCGCACAGAAAGTGATCCGGTTCCGGGACTCTGGTGGGTGAGCCTCAAAGGTATGGCTTTTCCTGATCGCCAACCACAGGAGACAGGAAACGAGGGCCAGAACCCCGGTGAGCAGATAAATTACCCTGCCGAACTCTTTACCCAGATAGGCAATCAGTATCAGCGAGAGAATAACTCCCACAACGGCAAGTGCCTTGTCCGGGTCGCGCAGGATAACTGAGTCTTTTAATCGCATAGTATAACCTTTGGCGCTGTGTTATACTTTTTCAAGTAATTCTTTCCATCTAGCAGCCGTGGACTCAAAGGAGAAATTCATCTTCACGAACTGCCTCCCATTCTCCGCAATCCGCTCCAGATCCGGAGCATTGAGCGCGCGGAGCACATTTTCCGCGATACACCCCGGGGAGTTGTTCTCCATGATGAACCCTGTCACTCCATCGACTACAACGTCGGGTATCGCCCCGACCGGCGTCGCGAGTACGGGGGTCCCGCAGGCCATCGCCTCAAGTATGATATTCGGGAGTCCTTCGGTATAGGAGGGGAGGACAAGGAGACGGAGTTGGTTTAGATGCTTGGGGAGGTCATCACGAGAGATCCAGCCCGGTAAATCGACGCGGGCAGCGAGCCCCTCTTCCTGTAGGGAGGTCCGGGTCGTCTCCTCCAATTGCCCGTCTCCGCCAATGAGTACGCGGAGATCCTGCCGGTCGTTGAGGATTCTATGGAGGGCTGGAGCAAAGTTCTGGATGCCTTTCTCCACGCTCAACCGGCCGATGTAGCCAATGAGGGGAGGGCGGCTGGCCAGGGGGGTGGTAACAGTGAAGATGTTGAAATCGAGGAAGTGCTCATGGGCGATGAGGATCTTGTGGCGGTAGGATTCGAGGTCCCAATCAGAAACAAGTATCGGGGAATATAGGACAATATAGTCGGTTAGACGAAAACATATTTTTGCAGAAAATCCCGTCTGTCTCGACTTCTTATCGTCGGGCGATAGAGATAATTTCATCGGACTTGCACTCAGCAGCCAATATGATTTGACATTGAGTATTTTAGCGATCAACATGGGGATAAGCGGTGGGAGTGACATAAAGTAGATAACACGCCCGAATTTATGTTTGACCAACAGTAATCTAAACGATATTTTCGTTTGTAAAACAAAGTAAGCAACAATTCTGGCAATAAAGACGGGACTTGTGGGGTAATTGAAAAATGAAATATTTTTGGAATCGTTTGAACCCGATAAGTGAATCTTCTCGTACGCACCGATGAAGAAGTGTGGAAGACATATCGTTGAAAGTATTCCGGTCAGGTGAGATAGCGGTACGCCGAAGGCTTTTCCAATATGAAATGAAACGACTGCAACGCTTGATTGACCTTTTTCTTTCATAGTAGAGGCACCTCCCGTTAAAACTATTTTACCAGGTAGTTATTTCCCACCCGTAGCCGGTGACCACAGGTACCCCAATCTGTATGTCATCATTTTCGCCTGTATCCTTATGACACCGCCATCTATATTTCCTCAGAGTTTCTCGTCTGGTTCTTACCCCGGAGTTGTCTCCAGAGGAAGACGATCCCTTGCATCGCATAACGCGGGGCCTCCTAAAGCTTCCCAGATCATGATTGCGTATGTAAGTGTAGTCCGGTCGGGAGACGAGCCTTTACAACATTTACCTTGAGGATCAGTCCGGAGATCCTCCTCTACAATCGATGCCGGGCTATTCACGGTGACATGAGTCGTCTGTGACATCCGTTCGCTCCTGTTCAGAATCCAGGTTCCTGTAAATCTCCAGCAGTCGCTCTCTCATAATTTCCCAGTTGTACTCTGTCTCATAGGCTCTCCGGCCGTTCTCGCCCAGGTGTCTGCACAAGAGCGGGTCCGCTTTGAGCGTAAGGATTGCACGCTTGACCGCGTCAACATCCCCATACGGCACGACAAGACCGCAATTCTCTTCCTTCACAATATCGGCCATTGCCGCTCCGTCGCTGACCAGGATTGGTTTCCGACACATCATCGCTTCAAATAATTTGTTGGGACTGGCATAGCGGTTGTTAGGGATATCCGGATCATAGAGAGCAAACAGCAGGTCTGACTGTAACGTCTTCCTGATGACCTCATCATAAGGGATAGTTCCAAGGAACGTAATGTGGAGCTCCTGTTCGCTCATACCTTGTATCCGTTCTGCATGGCATCCATATCCGGCGAGTTCGACCTGAACATCTCCAATAGCCCTTGCTGCCTGGATGACTGCTTCGAAGTCTCTATCTCCTCCCAGTCCTCCGGCGTAGAATATTTTGAATGGCGCCTGGTGTTCTCTCGGTGCGTCCATCATAGACGGCATCGGTAGATCCCGGGGAGAATTGTAGATGACGTTGATACTGGAATCCCCTTCTTTCCCGATCTGTTTTAGTCGACTGGGGTCCACAACGATGACTGCGTCTGCAAATCGTATCAAGAAGATGTCGAATGCTGCCACACAGTTCTGCACATACGGCGGCAACGTCACCATATCGACGTAAAAGTCAAAGATATCGTAGATCAGCCGTTTCCGCTTAAGTTTTGCGACAACAAGGGCGGGAATATATGTGTCGAGATCTGCAGCATGAACGATATCCCAATCCTCTTTTAACAGCCAAAAAACTGCAAGAAGCCACCAGACAGGGAGATAAAGTACTACCTTTTTCCCAAGAGGCGCTCTAAATTTGAGGCGTCTGATGGCATAGCGGTGCCGCCCCTCTTGGGCGGGTGCGTCGCCAAATCTCTGCCATCCAAGCAATATGACATCATGACCTGCTTCTGTCAGCACTGTTGCTTCTTTCTCCAGTCTGACATCAGGATCAATGGGGTTAGAGCGGAGCATGACGACTCTCATGGACCTCGTACCTCCAGATCCTGAGCAGAAGTCCAGTTGTTGGGGGGAGATGTTGCGTCTGAAGTTCGTATGGTACTGCGTGACCCCGCGAAACCAGGTATCCTGTGCTTATGCTTATGAGAAAGATCCGGTATTTGGTGATCTCTGACAGGGGGTATATCCTCTCTGCAGGGTAGCGCCTGTACATCTGAAGATCCGGGGAGGGTGCCCGGAGATGGCACGTTGGACTTTGTCCCGGCTTTTTTGCCGGCATTGTTGGATCCGCCACTGGGGGTTGCAGCTCTCTGACACCTGCCGCATCGAGCAAAATTTTCGATGGATGATGGATTGAGCAGGCGTATCCTCATCACTAGCACCCCGCTTCGATCAGAATATGCTCTAATCGTTTTGAAATAGCGGCCCATTGATACTCATCTTCGACAACACGCCTCCCTTCCGACCTCATTCTGCTGCACAGAGTGGAGTCCCGATACAGCTCCAGAATCTCTTCTGCATACTCGTTTGCGCTGGAGACGATCCTGACTGTGTGGCCGAAAGTTTCCTGAATGGTATTCACACGTGTGGAGATGACCGGTACGCCGCACGCCATGTACTCGAATAACTTCAGGGGAAGTGAGTTGTTTGAGACATTATCTTGTTTAAACGGTATCACGCCCACGTCCATGCATGATATGTATTCAGGCACATGGGAGTAGGGGACCGTACCGGTGAAGACGGTATGGTTCAGCACCCCCAGGTCTCTTGCCATCTCAACGGTTCTATCGTATCCTGCGCCCCCTCCCACAATAAGCAGTTTAACATTGATTTCCGATGCCAGTTCTCTAATGGCGATGAAAAGCGGCTCCAAATCCAGCCATTCTCTGAGGACGCCGACATGGCCGACGACAAATGTATCCTCAAGGTCATATTTCTCTTTAATGTGCTCGCAAGGCCGGGGCGAAAATAATTCGACATCCACTCCGTTCGGCAGCAGTTCCCTTTTCTCCCGGGGGACTTTGTAGGTCTGGCAGAGGGACTCGGTTGTTACTGTGACCCTCTTTGAAGCCTGAATGATCCTTTCCTGGATCGCTTTTCCGAGCCAGCCACCAGCCGGCCTGACAAATGGGGGGATCTGGGGGGACGTCCGGATCATTCCCGGCAGATCGTCCGCGATGTCATATACCGTTGGAATACCACGCGAATGAGTATATCTTGCAACCGCATACCCGGACACCATGCCGTTGTAGTTGAAATGCACGTCATAGTCCGAAATTCCAATCCGATCTAGAGTGCTGCCTACAGTTGCCAGTGATAGAGCTTCTTGGACAACCGGGCTTACCCGCCTGTTGGTCAGATAAATAAGGTCTATCTTCTCAAAAAGATCCTTAAAACTTTGATTATAGTTCTCTGTGGTCCGATCCCACCTGGCTTTCCAGCAGTCGTTTATGCTTAAAACCGAAATCTCGTGATCGCGTGAAAGATACTTCAAAAACTGATGTAGCCGACTGTTATGAGCCGAGTTTTTGAGATCGACGATGGACGAAACCAGGATTTTCATCGTATTGTCCCCTTAACACTCATCTATGTTCCGGATCCGGGCGTAGTTACGATGTCTTAGTCGCCTGGGCCTGAATGCCGTAACCCGGTGTGCCGGATTTGATTGATGTCTTCCTTCCTCTGGATAGCCCTCTACATATCGTAACAATCATCCTGCCTGCTATACCGTCCCCATAAGGGTTCTGCCAACTCTTGGGCTGGGCGAGCATCTGCCGGGCAAATGCCAGGATCTCGCTGGCCCCAGTCCCTGCAAGAATGTTCGCCCCCACCTCAATCGTCTCCGGGCGCTCGGTGTTGCTGCGAAGGGTGATGCAGGGCACCCCGAGAATGCAGGCCTCCTCCTGGACCCCGCCGGAGTCGGTCAGGACAAGGCGGGCATTGGACTCGAGCTGCAGGAATTCGAGGAACCCGACTGGACTCATGACGGATATCCCGTCCAGCGGAATCGCGAACCGCTCGACCATCTTCCTGGTCCGGGGGTGCATCGGGAAGATGACGGGGAGCGAGTACTCCCGGTGGACCGCCTCAAGCCCTGCGGCAATGTTCCAGAGGTTTTCAGGGCTGTCGACATTCTCCTGCCGGTGAGCGGTGACCAGGACGTATTCACGGGGTGCAAGGCCGAGGGTATCGAGAATGTCTGCCTTCTTCTTCGAAAGCTCCTGGTTCTGGAGTACGGCATCGACGATGGTGTTCCCGGTCACGCAGATCTTGTTCTCCTCGATCCCCTCCGCGAGGAGATACTGCCGTGCTGTCTCCGTGGGGGCGAAGAGGTAGTCGGAGACATGGTCCGCAACCACCCGGTTGATCTCCTCGGGCATCGTCCTGTCGAAACTCCGGAGACCGGCTTCTATGTGGCCGACCCGGATGTGGAGCTTTGCGGCCGCGAGAACTCCGGCTATGACGGTGTTGGTATCGCCCTGGACGAGGACAATGTCAGGAGACTCCTTTATGAGAACATCCTCAACCCCAGCCATGATCTTTGCAGTCTGCCCGGCATGGGTCCCGGAGCCGACGTCGAGGTTGTACTTCGGCTCGGGCAATTCAAGGTCCTCGAAGAACGCCCGGTCCATCTCGTAGGAGTAGTGCTGCCCGGAGTGGAGAATGAAGTAGTCGAGGTTTCGTGCTTCGCATTCGCGGATGATCGGGGACATCTTGATGATCTCCGGCCTGGTTCCGAGAACAATCGCAATCATTCCGGAATACCCTCAAGAGGATAAGGTGTCCTCTCCTCGCCTTCCCTGGTCTTCTCTGTGGGCGCGAAGGTAACTACAGCACCCGGTTCGGAGAACACCCGTTTCCCTTCTCCCTGCCCCTGCAGAATAATCTGCACAAGCGAATACAGGATCATCCCCACCGCGACGAGCAGGAGCCCGAGGATGAGCATGGAGAAGCCACCGGTGAAGAGGATATAGTGGAATTGAGAGGTGCGATAGTACTCGGAAAAGGTGTGAATCTCCGCGCCGAGGCCGAAGAGAGTGAAGGTCAGGCCCGGAATGCCGAAGAACACCAGCGGCCGGCGGAGGCTGACGAGCCTGACGATGTTCATGAGCACCTCGATGCCGTGGGAGACCGGGTCCTTACTCGAGGTCCCCTCGATGTCATAGCGCACCTGGATCGGCACCTCGGCGACCTTAAGGCGGTGATCGCTGATCTGTATCAGGATCTCGGAGCCGGCACTCATCCCCGCGCCGCTGATCCGGATCGCTTCGATAGCCCTCCTCCCGTACGCCCGAAAACCGCTCTGGGAATCGGTGATCGCAAGATTGGTCCCCGCTATCGTGGTAGCCGTATCGAGGACCTTCATCCCGACCTTCCGGTATCTCGGAATATATGACTCCATACCCTCGACGAACCGGGACCCGATGACGACGTCGTTGCCCTGCCGAAGTTCGGCAAGCAGCCGGGGGATGTCTCCGGAGTTGTGCTGACCGTCGGCGTCAATGACGACGAGTTCCTCCGCACCCATCTCCCGGGCGGTGCAAAAGATGGTCTGCAACGCTCCGCCGTAGCCTTTGTTGGTCTCGTGCCGGACGACGATCGCCCCGAGCGCCCTGGCAATCCGGACGGTGTCGTCATTTGACCCGTCGTCAACGACGAGGACTTTATCAGCGTGCTGCTGTGCGCCGACGATGGTCTTTGCGATGTAAGCCTCCTCGTTGTAGGCCGGCATGGCGACGAGGGTCCGGACGGTGCCGGCCTGCCGCCTCAACCCCCCTTCAGCATTGCAGGTTGCCAGATCCTTAGCGACAAGAGTTGCTCCTCCCCCGTTACCGCCGTGCCTGACGACCTCTCCGGTCGTGCGGGTGGCAGAGGAGGTGTTTACGCAGGAGCTCATCGCGGCAGCTCCTGACATGGGAACACGGGGACCGGTGTTGAGAAGACCTCCCCGGATGTTCTGTGACACCGGGGGAGTTGGCTCGTAGTGCTGGTGGCTGGAGCTACATTCTCAACACTGCTCGACCCCGGCAAGATCACATACCTGGCACGAAAAGGTATCCACCTGGACACCATGGAAACACACACCCATATGTAGGCCCTCACCTGGCCGCGTCACTGCCCGGAGGAAACGGGCGGCCCCCTTTTCGGCAGGAGCAGCCGGAGGGGGGGGGTTCTGGCACCAGGGCCTAGGGGCTATCTGGTACAGGTATATTATATAAATTTTCCTATTTGCCGATTCCCGAAACTGATGAGAGCAACTGAAGATGAAGAAGCGGATACTTATCTAAATGTTATGTAATCCCGTAAATGAATAGCATTCTCTATCTCGGGGCCGAGAAGATTTTTCCCAGAAGAGCTGCAGCAACTACTATTTAATTATTTCTTAGCGATTATGGCTGTCTGTTACAGTATACGTGATAACTTTATTTGATTCGAGGAAAATCATTTTGTTTTGAGAAATCGGTAGTTATTGTATCGAGTCTTCATAAAAAATGGGGTTTTAATTCTTATAGATCACGTTTCTGGATGTAATTTATCTTCCTTTATCCCGGGTTGATCAGGCTATTTTCAGGCAGCGGTGTGAGCCCGGTTTGGGAGGATAGGTAAACGATTTGAGGTTAACCTGACCGGTTCGGGAGGCTGGAGCAGTACTGCGGCACTGGGTAGGGTCGGGGCAGCGGATAGGTGAAGATCTTGATTCAGGAGTGCAATAAGGCTCACCGCATCTGCGATCGCGACGAACGAAGCGATCTAGGGATAGGCCTTCCACACCGTGGGGGCCTCCGTCCCCATCCCCTCTCCGCCTCATAAGCCCGGGAAGGAGGCCGGCGACATTTCCCTCGCGGAGTCGAATACAGGAGCACCGGACCAATAGGTTCGACTTTTTTCGTAGTTTAGCATCGCTTTATCTCCCGTTCCCGCCCACATTCATGCGCAGGGTGCCGAACGGAGAAAGAGGCCGTTCTGGAGCGCCCCGGCCCGCGCAAAGGCCGGTATTTGGACGATCCCCTGATTTATGGCAGATCTCCGGAGTTGCCGCAAAAATGTGGGCCCGAGGACCACCTGAATCACTCCATACCCTCTGACGTGTAGATGATTGTCACAGAAAACGTTAATAAGACGATATCAAAGTTGCAGTAAGCGCCGCCGGACCGGGCGGGATGTGGTGAATGATACGGACAGAAAACCTCACGAAGGTGTATAACGGCAAGGCGGCCGTCGACGGTCTGGACCTTGAGGTCGGGGAGGGCGAGATCTTCGGCTTCCTCGGCCCGAACGGGGCAGGGAAGAGCACGACGATCCTGATGCTCACCGGCATGATCGAGCCAACCGGCGGCCGGTGCCTGGTCGACGGGATCGAGGTCGCGAAGGACCCGCTGAAGGTGAAGGAGATCATCGGCTACCTCCCCGAAGACGTCGGGTTCTATGGGAACATGACCGGCGAGCAGAACCTGGACTACTTCGCCCGGTTCTACGGGATGGGCGCGAAAGAACGAAAAGAGCGGATCGCGGAACTGCTCGAACTCGTCCGCCTCGACGGCGTCACCCAGAAGGCCGGCGAGTACTCCCGCGGGATGAAACAGCGGCTCGGCCTTGCCCAGGCGCTGATCAACGATCCAAAAGTGCTCTTCCTCGACGAACCGACGGCGAACCTCGACCCCGAGGGCGTCCGGGAGTACCGGGACCTTGTCGAGCGTCTCGCCGGCGAAGGAAAGACGATCTTCGTCTCCTCCCATATCCTCTCCGAGGTCCGGGAGGTCTGCCGGACCGTCGGGCTGCTTGCGAAAGGGAGACTTGTCGCACAGGGGACGCTCGATGAGGTCGCCCGGACGCTCGCGTCCCCTGACGGCGATGCCGTCCGGATCGTCGTCGAGACCCGGGAGCGGTTGCCGGAGATCGAGGATCCCGAAGTCATCTCGGTCGAACGGAACGGGAGCCGGGCGATCGTCCGGGCAAAGGCCGACATCCGCGACCGGCTCGCAGAAACCCTCTTCGAACAGGGCGTACACGTGCGGGAGCTGAGGGTCGAGGAGCCGGATATCGAGGACGTCTTCATGGCGGCTTATAGGAGATGAGGAGATGGCATTCGATCGATTGTTCAACGTAGCACGCAAAGAGTTCTCCGATCACATCACCAGCAGGCGGTTCATTATCATCCTGGGCCTGCTCCTGGTGATCTCGACGATCAGTATCTACGATGGCATCAAACAGTATAACGACAGCCTGGAATCGTACACCGAGCAGCTCCAGTACATGCCGGAGTCAGAGGACCCGTATGTGAGCTGGATGCCCTCAAAGCCCTCGATCATGTACGTCTTCCTCTCCATGATGAGTTACATGGCGATGCTCGGCGGGATCCTTGCGATCGCCATCGGGTTCGACCTGGTCTCAAAGGAGAAAGAAACCCGGTCGCTTAAGACGCTCCTCTCCCATCCACTCTACCGGGACGAGATCATCAACGGCAAGGCGCTCGGGGGCGTCGGCGCCCTGGGGTTTGCCATGGCCCTCGCGCTTGCGATCGCACTCGCCATGCTCCTCGTCTTCTCGGTCGTCCCGACGCTGGATGAGTTCGCCGCCATCCTGATCTTCGGTGTGGTTTCGCTTGCGTTCCTCCTCGCCTACTTCGCCGTCGCGCTCACGATGTCGACGGTCTCGAAGGAGAGCGGGAACGCGCTGATCTACACCCTGGTGATCTTCTTTGCCGTCTCCTCGCTCCTCCCCATGTTCGGGTCGATGGCCGCAGACGCCTTTGCAGGCGATCCGCCCGAACCGCCCGACATCCCCATCTCCAGAGGAGGGGTTTCCGTAAGCAGCAACGGATATTACACCACCAGCGTCTCGAAGAGCGTGGTGTACGGCGGGGAGGAGGATCCCGCGTGGAAAGATTACGAAGAGGAAATGAAATCTTACATTGAGAAGCGCAGATTCATCAGCGACATCTCCAACATCCTCTCGCCGCAGATGAACTACTACACCGTCGCGATGGCGGTGACGAACCCGCAGATCTCCATGATGATGTACTCGTCCTACGGTTACGGTTCGGAGCGGGAGGCGCCGTCCGGCCTTGCCGACGCGCTCGGCCGGGTCTGGATGAACATCGCCGCACTCATCGTCTTCCCGTCGGCTTTCTTCGCCGCGACCTACGTGAGATTCATGCGGATGGATATCAGGTGAGAACATTGACAGGAAGAAAAGTCTTGTATATCCTTCTTGCCCTCCTCCTTGCGGTGCCCGCCGTCCCGGCGGTCTCGGCCGCACAGGACGGGGCGGTCGCGACGGAGCTCTGGTGCAACTTTCCCGGCGAGGTGATCGAGGCCGGCGACACCGCCGTCTTCGACATTGTGGTCAAGAACCAGGAGGAGGCCGGGACGTGCCTCCTCAACTACTGGACCTACCGGGGCACGGACGGGTGGAAGATCCGGTTCGAAGACAGCGATCGCGAGGTCTACCGGATGCTGATCCCGGCCGGCGAGACGAAGTCCGTCCGCCTTGTGGTGGAGACGGCCGGCCATGCCGCAGTCGGTGAATATCCGATCCGGGTCGGCATCGGCAAGGGGACGATCTGGGTCTACGTCAGGATCACGAAGACCCACAGCGGCGAGACCGGGACCCTCGAGGCCACCGTGGTGGACAAGGAAGGGAACGTCGTGAAGGGCGCCGACATCGGTATTTACGACAGGGCTACCCTGATCGAGGGGATGCTCTCGACCGCCGAGGGCAAGGTGAGCATCGGCGCTCCGATGGGCACCTACACCGTCAGGGTTACCAAGCCCGGGTACCGGAAGTGGGAGAAGAAGGATGTCGAGGTCCGGATCGGCCAGACGACCAACCTAGGGATCGTGCCGCTCGAAAAAGAGAATTTCTTTGCCGAGATCCGGGTGAAATCCCCTTCAAAGGTGGTGGCGATCGGGGCAACTCCGCAGTATGAGATGACCCTGAAGAACGCCGGCAGAAACGACGACACGTATGCCCTCTCGGTCCAGGGCCTCGCGGAGCAGTGGTATGCCCGGTTCAGGGAGAGCAAGGATGCCGCCGAAGAGGTCTCGGAGATCTACATCCGGTCCGGTGAGGAGAAGACCCTCTTCCTCGATCTCATCCCGCCCTACTCGGTCGGAGTCGGGGAGTACAACGTCACGGTGCTGATCGACTCCTCCGCCCGGCAGTATGAGGAGAACCTGACGCTCCGACTCCGGGGGTCCTACGACATGCGGACCTACGCGAAGAGCTACCGCCACGAGATCAACCGCGGCGACACTCTTGCGTTCGATATGACCGTCTCGAACGCCGGCACCGGCGGGACGCTGACGAACATCGGGATCAACATGAGCACACCGGAAGGCTGGCGGGTGACCGTCGATCCGGCCTCGGTTGCGAGCCTCGATCCCGGTGAGCGGGCGACCGTGCATGTGACGGTGGTCCCACCGGCCAATATCGTCGCCGGCGAGTACAAGGTCGTTGCCGTGGTGAAGAGCGATCAGGCCGAGAGGGAGGACGAGTACCGGGTTGTGGTCAAGGAGCAGTCCTACGTCGCGGTGCTCGGCCTCCTGGTGATGGCCGGGGTCGCCGCGGGGCTCTGGTATATGTTCAGGAAGTACGGCCGGAGATAGGGCCCGGCCCCCGGTCATTCTTTTTTCAAGCGAACCGTGCCCAGCCCTCGGGCACCAGAAGTTCGAACCGGGCGCCTCTTCCGGGCTCGCCGGTCTCGTGGATGGCGATACCGGTGATCGAGAGGACCTCGCGGGCGAGGAAGAGGCCGAGCCCCGTATGTCTCCCGTAACCCCGCTCGAATATCCGCTCCTTCTCCTCGACGGGGATGCCCACGCCGTTGTCCTCCCAGACGATCCGGGCGCCGCCCCCGTCCGGCACGGCCGTGACCCGGACGGCGGTCACGGGCCCGCCGTGCCGCAGCGTGTTGTCGAGGAGGTTCCCAAAGACCGTCTCGAGGAGCGGGTCCGCGTAGACGGCAAGCCCGTTCACGCCGGTCGTGATCTCGATGCCGGCGGGCCGGCGGGCCTTCGACGCATCCTTCACCAGGGTATCGATACCGAACCACTGCGGCGAGCGGACGCCGAGGTCCTGGTAATCCCGCGTGAACTCGATCTGCGACTGGATCATCCGGACGGCCGCCTGCTGCTTCTCAAGAGCAGTGGCGACCTCCGGATCGAGTGGCAGGTCCTGGAGGAGGCCGATGTGGCCGAGCACCACCGTGACCTGGTTTAAGATGTCGTGCCGCACGATACTGTTCATCAGGGAGAGTTTCCTGTTGGCCAGGAGGAGTGCTGCCTCGGCCTCTTTCCAGGCGTCGATGTCGTGGACGGCATACTCGATCGCGACCAGGTGTCCGTCGTCGGCGTGAACCGGGATCGAGCAGACCTCCAGCCAGGCGTAGCGCCCGTCCTTCCGGCGCACCCGGAGGACGACCAATCGATCGGCAGGCGAAGCCGGGACCTGCGCCAGGGCCAGGTACATCTCCCGGTCATCGGGGTGGACAAGGCTCTCTATGAACCCCGGATCGCCCGTACACTCCTCGGGACGGTAGCCGGTCAGGCGCTTCCAGGATGGGCTGATATACTCAATCGTCCGCGACGATGCCGCTACACGGATGTAGCAGTCGTGCGACCGCTCCACGAGGGTTCTGAACCGTTCCTCGCTCTCACGGAGCCGTTCCTGGGCTCGAATCCGCGCGAAGAGGTCGGCGAAGAGATTGCCGACGACCGTGAGCAGCGAGATGTCGTCGTCCGACCAGGCCCGTGCCTGCAGGACGGTCTCAAACCCGAGGACCCCCATGATATCATCGGCGGTCGCGATCGGCACGAGGATGATCGACCGGATCCCGTATTCCCGA
This portion of the Methanoculleus caldifontis genome encodes:
- a CDS encoding glycosyltransferase family protein, giving the protein MRLKDSVILRDPDKALAVVGVILSLILIAYLGKEFGRVIYLLTGVLALVSCLLWLAIRKSHTFEAHPPESRNRITFCATCFFGLYTSSVLSVYLRPEFYERPLLYFVLTALMTGIVACEIFTSGRRHTCLIFSQILLLGVSIAWSQLLIFPSLLGVDPWYHSAFTSWIIEGGVIPEGYEYSKLPLFHLTIAVNSLIADLPYKFAAMMSVSLAQIICNTVFILLIANNLFKNHRIGLLAALMTVIASHHIIMSYWSIPNAFAAIFIPISLYLLLFRHEGYSCSGYAVLLVTALTPIILTHTITAMCMSILLFVTWGALTFYRLCGLEIQNHVSLSIPIGFTIAMFVWWTFVSNSIWTLIDLIESGFSTDFFAATPGEVRGYSAIIPLGEQFFNTSGLLLFFAFSFIGIFYMISRRGSSSSFTMAWVGVTPLAIGFFSLISNHTVIEHRWWYFAQILTSIPLAIAIYTVGTWKLKKHLSLYSLTIGFVVVLSLLMIISPPANIDNLLLFPNCHMRYSPTEAELKSMTTIMDKWDGSIKTDEYFAGTQKFQHRQVSAFSQQLYAGDYPGLKNHLIVTRKATIRKPFWFLGGIYTLDYDLNVKLETRGFSRIYDSGSGSGYQTW
- a CDS encoding glycosyltransferase family 4 protein, producing MKEKGQSSVAVVSFHIGKAFGVPLSHLTGILSTICLPHFFIGAYEKIHLSGSNDSKNISFFNYPTSPVFIARIVAYFVLQTKISFRLLLVKHKFGRVIYFMSLPPLIPMLIAKILNVKSYWLLSASPMKLSLSPDDKKSRQTGFSAKICFRLTDYIVLYSPILVSDWDLESYRHKILIAHEHFLDFNIFTVTTPLASRPPLIGYIGRLSVEKGIQNFAPALHRILNDRQDLRVLIGGDGQLEETTRTSLQEEGLAARVDLPGWISRDDLPKHLNQLRLLVLPSYTEGLPNIILEAMACGTPVLATPVGAIPDVVVDGVTGFIMENNSPGCIAENVLRALNAPDLERIAENGRQFVKMNFSFESTAARWKELLEKV
- a CDS encoding glycosyltransferase family 4 protein; this translates as MRVVMLRSNPIDPDVRLEKEATVLTEAGHDVILLGWQRFGDAPAQEGRHRYAIRRLKFRAPLGKKVVLYLPVWWLLAVFWLLKEDWDIVHAADLDTYIPALVVAKLKRKRLIYDIFDFYVDMVTLPPYVQNCVAAFDIFLIRFADAVIVVDPSRLKQIGKEGDSSINVIYNSPRDLPMPSMMDAPREHQAPFKIFYAGGLGGDRDFEAVIQAARAIGDVQVELAGYGCHAERIQGMSEQELHITFLGTIPYDEVIRKTLQSDLLFALYDPDIPNNRYASPNKLFEAMMCRKPILVSDGAAMADIVKEENCGLVVPYGDVDAVKRAILTLKADPLLCRHLGENGRRAYETEYNWEIMRERLLEIYRNLDSEQERTDVTDDSCHRE
- a CDS encoding glycosyltransferase family 4 protein; translation: MKILVSSIVDLKNSAHNSRLHQFLKYLSRDHEISVLSINDCWKARWDRTTENYNQSFKDLFEKIDLIYLTNRRVSPVVQEALSLATVGSTLDRIGISDYDVHFNYNGMVSGYAVARYTHSRGIPTVYDIADDLPGMIRTSPQIPPFVRPAGGWLGKAIQERIIQASKRVTVTTESLCQTYKVPREKRELLPNGVDVELFSPRPCEHIKEKYDLEDTFVVGHVGVLREWLDLEPLFIAIRELASEINVKLLIVGGGAGYDRTVEMARDLGVLNHTVFTGTVPYSHVPEYISCMDVGVIPFKQDNVSNNSLPLKLFEYMACGVPVISTRVNTIQETFGHTVRIVSSANEYAEEILELYRDSTLCSRMRSEGRRVVEDEYQWAAISKRLEHILIEAGC